A window of Patagioenas fasciata isolate bPatFas1 chromosome 5, bPatFas1.hap1, whole genome shotgun sequence contains these coding sequences:
- the API5 gene encoding apoptosis inhibitor 5 isoform X1 — MPTVEELYRNYGILADATETAGQHKDAYQAILDGVKGGAKEKRLAAQFIPKFFKHFPELADSAINAQLDLCEDEDVSIRRQAIKELPQFATGDNLPRVADILTQLLQSDDSAEFNLVNNALLSIFKMDAKGTLGGLFSQILQGEDIVRERAIKFLSTKLKTLPEEVMTKEVEEFILTESKKVLEDVTGEEFVLFMKILSGLKSLQTVSGRQQLVELVAEQADLEQMFNPSDPDCVDRLLQCTRQAVPLFSKNVHSTKFVTYFCEHVLPNLSSLTTPVEGLDIQLEVLKLLAEMSSFCGDMEKLESNLKKLFDKLLEYMPLPPEEAENGENAGNEEPKLQFSYVECLLYSFHQLGRKLPDFLTAKLNAEKLKDFKIRLQYFARGLQVYIRQLRLALQGKTGDALKTEENKIKVVALKITNNINVLIKDLFHIPPSYKSTVTLSWKPVQKADASQKRASEDTTSSSPPKKASAGPKRDARQIYNPPSGKYSSNLGSFSYEQRGGFRGGRGRGWGGRGNRSRGRIY, encoded by the exons ATGCCCACCGTGGAGGAGCTCTACCGGAACTACGGGATCCTGGCGGACGCCACTGAGACGGCAGGCCAG caTAAGGATGCATACCAGGCGATCTTGGATGGCGTGAAAGGaggtgccaaggagaagagactTGCAGCCCAGTTTATTCCTAAGTTCTTCAAGCATTTTCCAGAGCTAGCTGACTCGGCTATCAATGCCCAGTTGGACCTCTGTGAGGATGAAGACGTTTCG ATCCGGCGACAAGCAATCAAGGAATTGCCTCAGTTTGCCACTGGAGATAATCTTCCTCGGGTAGCAGACATCCTGACTCAGCTTCTACAGTCAG atGATTCTGCAGAATTCAATTTGGTGAACAATGCTTTGCTCAGTATATTTAAGATGGATGCTAAAG GGACTTTGGGAGGGTTATTCAGTCAAATTCTTCAGGGAGAGGATATTGTGAGAGAGAGAGCCATCAAGTTCCTCTCTACAAAACTGAAAACCCTGCCGGAAGAGGTGATGACAAAGGAGGTAGAAGAGTTCATATTGACTGAATCAAAGAAG GTGCTGGAAGATGTGACAGGCGAGGAATTTGTTCTGTTCATGAAAATATTGTCAGGATTAAAAAGCTTACAGACAGTGAGTGGAAGGCAACAACTGGTGGAACTGGTAGCCGAACAAGCTGACCTGGAACAAATGTTCAATCCATCTGATCCAGACTGTGTGGACAGACTTCTACAGTGTACTCGACAGGCAGTGCCACTCTTCTCA AAAAATGTTCATTCCACAAAATTTGTTACTTACTTCTGTGAACATGTGCTGCCAAACCTCAGTTCTTTGACTACCCCCGTGGAGGGTCTTGATATCCAGTTAGAG GTTTTGAAGCTTCTTGCTGAAATGAGTTCATTTTGTGGCGATATGGAAAAACTTGAATCAAATTTGAAGAAGCTGTTTGATAAATTACTG GAATATATGCCCCTTCCTCCAGAGGAAGCAGAGAATGGAGAAAATGCTGGCAATGAAGAGCCCAAGTTGCAGTTCAGTTATGTGGAGTGTTTATTGTACAGCTTCCATCAGCTGGGCCGTAAACTTCCAGACTTCCTCACAGCCAAGCTGAATGCAGAGAAATTGAAAGACTTTAAAATCAG GTTACAGTATTTTGCTCGAGGGTTGCAGGTGTATATTCGACAGCTTCGTCTAGCACTTCAAGGAAAAACAGGAGATGCCTTGAAAACAGAGGAG AACAAGATTAAAGTGGTTGCCTTGAAAATAACCAATAACATTAATGTTTTAATCAAG GATCTCTTCCACATTCCTCCTTCTTATAAAAGCACAGTTACACTGTCCTGGAAACCTGTACAGAAGGCAGATGCAAG tCAAAAAAGAGCAAGTGAAGATACAACCTCAAGTTCACCCCCAAAGAAAGCTTCGGCAGGACCAAAAAGGGATGCCAGGCAAATATATAATCCTCCCAGTGGAAAATACAGCAGTAACCTGGGTAGTTTTTCTTATG AGCAAAGAGGTGGTTTCCGGGGTGGACGAGGAAGAGGCTGGGGAGGACGTGGCAATCGTAGCCGAGGAAGAATCTACTGA
- the API5 gene encoding apoptosis inhibitor 5 isoform X2 yields MPTVEELYRNYGILADATETAGQHKDAYQAILDGVKGGAKEKRLAAQFIPKFFKHFPELADSAINAQLDLCEDEDVSIRRQAIKELPQFATGDNLPRVADILTQLLQSDDSAEFNLVNNALLSIFKMDAKGTLGGLFSQILQGEDIVRERAIKFLSTKLKTLPEEVMTKEVEEFILTESKKVLEDVTGEEFVLFMKILSGLKSLQTVSGRQQLVELVAEQADLEQMFNPSDPDCVDRLLQCTRQAVPLFSKNVHSTKFVTYFCEHVLPNLSSLTTPVEGLDIQLEVLKLLAEMSSFCGDMEKLESNLKKLFDKLLEYMPLPPEEAENGENAGNEEPKLQFSYVECLLYSFHQLGRKLPDFLTAKLNAEKLKDFKIRLQYFARGLQVYIRQLRLALQGKTGDALKTEENKIKVVALKITNNINVLIKDLFHIPPSYKSTVTLSWKPVQKADASQKRASEDTTSSSPPKKASAGPKRDARQIYNPPSGKYSSNLGSFSYDSHPRFPIGQTSFCKWQSWATTCHTTGPVLNCCYSYC; encoded by the exons ATGCCCACCGTGGAGGAGCTCTACCGGAACTACGGGATCCTGGCGGACGCCACTGAGACGGCAGGCCAG caTAAGGATGCATACCAGGCGATCTTGGATGGCGTGAAAGGaggtgccaaggagaagagactTGCAGCCCAGTTTATTCCTAAGTTCTTCAAGCATTTTCCAGAGCTAGCTGACTCGGCTATCAATGCCCAGTTGGACCTCTGTGAGGATGAAGACGTTTCG ATCCGGCGACAAGCAATCAAGGAATTGCCTCAGTTTGCCACTGGAGATAATCTTCCTCGGGTAGCAGACATCCTGACTCAGCTTCTACAGTCAG atGATTCTGCAGAATTCAATTTGGTGAACAATGCTTTGCTCAGTATATTTAAGATGGATGCTAAAG GGACTTTGGGAGGGTTATTCAGTCAAATTCTTCAGGGAGAGGATATTGTGAGAGAGAGAGCCATCAAGTTCCTCTCTACAAAACTGAAAACCCTGCCGGAAGAGGTGATGACAAAGGAGGTAGAAGAGTTCATATTGACTGAATCAAAGAAG GTGCTGGAAGATGTGACAGGCGAGGAATTTGTTCTGTTCATGAAAATATTGTCAGGATTAAAAAGCTTACAGACAGTGAGTGGAAGGCAACAACTGGTGGAACTGGTAGCCGAACAAGCTGACCTGGAACAAATGTTCAATCCATCTGATCCAGACTGTGTGGACAGACTTCTACAGTGTACTCGACAGGCAGTGCCACTCTTCTCA AAAAATGTTCATTCCACAAAATTTGTTACTTACTTCTGTGAACATGTGCTGCCAAACCTCAGTTCTTTGACTACCCCCGTGGAGGGTCTTGATATCCAGTTAGAG GTTTTGAAGCTTCTTGCTGAAATGAGTTCATTTTGTGGCGATATGGAAAAACTTGAATCAAATTTGAAGAAGCTGTTTGATAAATTACTG GAATATATGCCCCTTCCTCCAGAGGAAGCAGAGAATGGAGAAAATGCTGGCAATGAAGAGCCCAAGTTGCAGTTCAGTTATGTGGAGTGTTTATTGTACAGCTTCCATCAGCTGGGCCGTAAACTTCCAGACTTCCTCACAGCCAAGCTGAATGCAGAGAAATTGAAAGACTTTAAAATCAG GTTACAGTATTTTGCTCGAGGGTTGCAGGTGTATATTCGACAGCTTCGTCTAGCACTTCAAGGAAAAACAGGAGATGCCTTGAAAACAGAGGAG AACAAGATTAAAGTGGTTGCCTTGAAAATAACCAATAACATTAATGTTTTAATCAAG GATCTCTTCCACATTCCTCCTTCTTATAAAAGCACAGTTACACTGTCCTGGAAACCTGTACAGAAGGCAGATGCAAG tCAAAAAAGAGCAAGTGAAGATACAACCTCAAGTTCACCCCCAAAGAAAGCTTCGGCAGGACCAAAAAGGGATGCCAGGCAAATATATAATCCTCCCAGTGGAAAATACAGCAGTAACCTGGGTAGTTTTTCTTATG ACTCGCACCCCAGATTTCCCATTGGACAGACCAGTTTTTGCAAGTGGCAGAGCTGGGCCACCACCTGTCACACAACTGGACCTGTGCTGAATTGCTGTTACAGCTACTGCTGA